The genome window GTTGCTGGTGATCTACGGGGTGCTCATGAAGCGGTTCACGTCGCGCTCCAAACGGTTCGCCGGGCAGGAGGAATAGGCATGATCGCACTGGTCACAGGGGCAGGATCGGGCATCGGCGCGGCAATCGCCGAGCGGCTTGGCCGCGAAGGCCACGAGGTTGCGGTCAATGACCTTCATCTCGACGCCGCCGAAACGGTCGCCATGCGGATCCGAGACGCCGGAGGGTCGGCGCGGGCCTACGCCGCCGATGTCAGCGATGAGGCGATGGTCAACGCCATGATGGAACGCGTCGGCGCGCAGATGGGCGCACCGGGGATTCTTGTCAACAATGCCGGCTTCGGTCATCAGGCTCCGTTCTTGGAGATCGAGCCCGCGGATTTCGACCGGATTTTCGCGGTTCATGTACGCGGCACCTACCTGATGACCCGGGTCTGCCTGCCCGCGATGCTCGCGGCAGGGCAGGGGATCATCGTGAACGTGGCCTCGCAGCTTGGCCAGATCGGCGGCGTCGAACTGGCCCATTACTCCGGGGCCAAGGCGGCCGTCATCGGCATGACCAAATCGCTGGCCCGTGAGGTGTCCGGACAGGGCGTGCGCGTCAACGCCGTTGCGCCGGGACCGGTCAACACGCCCCTCGTCGAGGCGCTGTCGGATGAGTGGAAAGCCGCCAAGCGATCCGAACTCCCACTCGGCCGTTTTGGCGAGCCTGCCGAAATCGGCGGTGTCGTGGCCTTCCTGTGCTCGGATGACGCAGCGCTGTTTGTCGGCCAGACGCTCGGGCCGAATTCCGGGGATGTAATGCTGTGAGTGAAAAGATGGACAAGAGAGTTGTAATCGTGACCGGCGCCGGCATCGGCATCGGCAATGCCGTGGCCAGGCGGTTTGCCGCGCAAGGCGATCATGTCGTGGTGACGGATGTGCTGACGGACAAGGGCCAAGCCACCGCCGACCTCATCGCCGAGGCTGGAGGCAGCGCCGAATTCATGCCGCTCGATGTGCGCGACACATCCGCGGCTGATGCGCTGGTTGCGGATTTGGCCGAGCGTCACGGTCGTATCGATGTGATCGTTGCGAATGCCGGAATTGCCCACCGCGTACCCATGTCCGAGATGACGGATGAAAAATGGGACGCCACCTTCGACATCGACCTCAAGGGCATGTTGCGGGTGATCCGCCCCGCGCTACCGGTGATGAAGGACGGCGGCGCGATCGTCTGCCTCAGTTCGATCATGGGCGTTGCCTACGGGTGGGATGAGCATGTGCATTATTCCTCGGCCAAGGCCGGGGTTGTCGGGCTGGTCCGTGGCCTGGCCGTGGAAGTCGCCAAGCGTGGCATTCGCGTGAATGGCGTGGCGCCGGGATACATCCGGACCGCACAACTTCTCAGCGAAGAAAACAGCCTCGGGCCGAACGCGGACGAAATCGCCTCGCCCTATATTCCGATGAATCGCCTGGGCGAGCCTGAAGAAATAGCAAACGTCATCGGTTTTCTCGCATCTTCCGAAGCCTCTTACCTGACCGGGCAGATGGTGACGGTCGATGGCGGCCTTCTGCCGGGCCGCTACTGAAACTGCAACCAACTGAAACAGGGAACCTCTTACCATGACAACAGCAAGTCGTCGTAATTTCTTGAAGGGGGGCGCCGCACTTGGTGCTGCCGCTCTGGGCACGGGCATCCACCCCTGGACCCGTTGGGC of Stappia sp. ES.058 contains these proteins:
- a CDS encoding SDR family NAD(P)-dependent oxidoreductase → MIALVTGAGSGIGAAIAERLGREGHEVAVNDLHLDAAETVAMRIRDAGGSARAYAADVSDEAMVNAMMERVGAQMGAPGILVNNAGFGHQAPFLEIEPADFDRIFAVHVRGTYLMTRVCLPAMLAAGQGIIVNVASQLGQIGGVELAHYSGAKAAVIGMTKSLAREVSGQGVRVNAVAPGPVNTPLVEALSDEWKAAKRSELPLGRFGEPAEIGGVVAFLCSDDAALFVGQTLGPNSGDVML
- a CDS encoding SDR family NAD(P)-dependent oxidoreductase gives rise to the protein MDKRVVIVTGAGIGIGNAVARRFAAQGDHVVVTDVLTDKGQATADLIAEAGGSAEFMPLDVRDTSAADALVADLAERHGRIDVIVANAGIAHRVPMSEMTDEKWDATFDIDLKGMLRVIRPALPVMKDGGAIVCLSSIMGVAYGWDEHVHYSSAKAGVVGLVRGLAVEVAKRGIRVNGVAPGYIRTAQLLSEENSLGPNADEIASPYIPMNRLGEPEEIANVIGFLASSEASYLTGQMVTVDGGLLPGRY